The Thermoclostridium stercorarium subsp. stercorarium DSM 8532 genome contains a region encoding:
- a CDS encoding diaminopimelate epimerase, whose protein sequence is MDLAIGTVSYGKPVMAPCLIPVEHKSTPNCINAPFMVNGECYKVTAMSFCSPHGVVFTGNVDSVDVRETGQLLGTHSLFPKGASIVFAQVLDGETIKVRIWQQNKGETGFSAEAVCIAGVTAMMLHKVLTDRVKVCAGNQEFGVEWNRETNSVCLIRHEDFPEA, encoded by the coding sequence ATGGATTTGGCAATCGGCACCGTTTCTTATGGAAAACCTGTTATGGCTCCATGCCTCATTCCGGTGGAACATAAATCCACGCCGAATTGTATCAACGCTCCGTTTATGGTAAATGGTGAGTGCTATAAAGTAACGGCCATGTCGTTTTGTTCCCCTCACGGCGTTGTTTTCACAGGCAACGTCGATTCGGTGGACGTGCGGGAAACAGGTCAGCTTCTTGGCACACACAGCCTGTTTCCGAAAGGGGCAAGTATTGTTTTCGCCCAGGTTCTTGACGGTGAAACCATAAAAGTGCGTATCTGGCAGCAGAATAAAGGCGAAACCGGCTTCTCTGCGGAAGCTGTCTGTATTGCAGGCGTTACGGCTATGATGCTGCACAAGGTATTAACCGACAGGGTAAAAGTCTGCGCAGGTAATCAGGAATTTGGGGTTGAATGGAACAGGGAAACGAACAGCGTTTGCCTGATCAGGCACGAAGATTTTCCCGAAGCTTAA
- a CDS encoding endo-1,4-beta-xylanase: MSERQEARDVVMLTVKVKITGTNGEPVPEYLLNTLYASDLHFEPDIRRSRIMPDGTVEIDVTKRPYMLHCRLNIPLYGNIWVMAHNQGRGYTTDAVDFVSEALETYLYEAERLGKGIELSVYAKGHLDAAYEYKTLSEKGIDRDYCRLKALSHAIFAAEAALFEASKARLARNPRPDMLLGCNAFKYSGDNLYARYFTELFNFATLPFYYYQVVPEEGVFDYGRRDEILEWCEKNGIKAKGHPLWFGHGGVNPKWMFGKSFDELSRFAKEFIRKTVTRYRGRIDIWDSVNEPHDWANCFEFSQEQLMEMTRICCETVRESNPDAISVINVCLPFAEYVAGKFVCYGPVFERPVSPLTFFERAVEKGVDFDVVGVQMYFPARDMVAISRILDEYARFGKPVHITEMGVPGGPARGERDNVETAEPQSQIGLTKGVWHAPWDEHVQANWAEQFYTMAAARPEIKALTWWDFADPGFMKTSPFLFEDNVPREMYFRLKELKKVIMGK; the protein is encoded by the coding sequence ATGTCTGAAAGACAAGAAGCAAGGGATGTGGTAATGTTGACGGTAAAGGTTAAAATCACAGGAACAAACGGTGAGCCTGTTCCCGAATATTTGCTGAACACCCTTTATGCGAGTGATCTTCATTTTGAGCCTGATATAAGGAGAAGCCGCATCATGCCCGACGGGACCGTGGAGATCGACGTAACGAAAAGGCCGTATATGCTGCATTGCAGGCTGAATATTCCGCTGTATGGGAATATATGGGTTATGGCCCATAATCAGGGCCGGGGTTACACCACCGATGCTGTCGATTTTGTGTCCGAGGCACTGGAAACGTACCTGTATGAAGCTGAAAGGCTGGGGAAGGGTATTGAGCTTTCGGTTTACGCAAAAGGACATCTCGATGCGGCTTACGAATACAAAACTCTTTCCGAAAAAGGCATAGATCGAGATTACTGCAGGTTAAAGGCCCTTTCCCATGCCATATTTGCAGCCGAAGCGGCACTGTTTGAGGCCTCAAAGGCAAGGCTTGCCCGGAATCCCAGGCCCGATATGCTTCTTGGCTGCAATGCATTCAAATATTCAGGAGACAATCTGTATGCCAGGTATTTCACTGAGCTTTTCAATTTCGCCACGCTGCCTTTTTACTATTACCAGGTCGTGCCCGAGGAAGGGGTGTTTGATTATGGACGCAGGGACGAGATTCTGGAATGGTGTGAAAAAAACGGAATAAAAGCAAAAGGGCATCCTTTGTGGTTCGGCCACGGCGGGGTTAACCCGAAGTGGATGTTCGGAAAAAGCTTTGACGAACTTTCCCGGTTTGCGAAAGAATTCATCAGAAAAACCGTTACGAGATACCGCGGCAGGATAGATATCTGGGATTCTGTCAATGAACCCCATGACTGGGCGAATTGTTTTGAGTTTTCGCAGGAACAGCTTATGGAAATGACACGTATTTGCTGTGAAACAGTCCGTGAAAGCAATCCTGATGCCATTTCGGTTATAAATGTCTGCCTGCCTTTTGCGGAATATGTGGCGGGTAAATTTGTATGTTACGGTCCGGTTTTTGAACGGCCTGTATCTCCGCTGACCTTCTTTGAAAGGGCGGTTGAAAAAGGTGTTGATTTTGACGTGGTAGGTGTACAGATGTATTTCCCGGCCAGGGATATGGTGGCGATCAGCAGAATTCTGGACGAATATGCGCGGTTCGGTAAGCCGGTTCATATTACTGAAATGGGGGTTCCGGGCGGTCCGGCACGCGGCGAACGGGATAATGTGGAAACGGCCGAGCCACAGTCGCAGATAGGCCTGACAAAAGGAGTTTGGCATGCGCCGTGGGATGAACATGTCCAGGCCAACTGGGCGGAGCAGTTCTACACAATGGCGGCGGCAAGACCTGAAATTAAAGCCCTGACGTGGTGGGATTTTGCCGATCCGGGTTTCATGAAAACATCCCCGTTCCTGTTTGAGGACAATGTACCCCGCGAAATGTATTTCAGACTGAAGGAACTGAAGAAAGTAATCATGGGTAAATAG
- a CDS encoding rhomboid family intramembrane serine protease — translation MRLLDKLERKYGKYAIKGLMTYIFIGNLAVFILDYLMPSLNITGKLALIPYYISRGQIWRLVTYVFIPPRSSIIFIFFVLYFYYFIGNSLEGLWGSFRLNVYYFVGMIGTTIAGYLTGYSDATHLNLSLFLAFAYLFPDYEVLLFFIIPVKVKYLAWLDWAFIAFSVIFGSIGMKIVAIVSVLNYLLFFGPDIIDRIRLRRKVYINRKNFYRQIEEARRANRDNMRD, via the coding sequence ATGAGACTTCTGGACAAACTGGAGAGAAAATACGGCAAATATGCGATAAAAGGCCTTATGACCTATATATTCATAGGTAACCTGGCGGTTTTTATTCTGGACTATCTGATGCCGTCGCTGAATATAACGGGTAAATTGGCGCTAATTCCCTATTATATTTCACGGGGTCAGATTTGGAGGCTTGTCACATATGTTTTCATTCCTCCCCGGTCCAGCATTATTTTCATTTTCTTTGTGCTGTATTTCTATTATTTCATCGGGAATTCCCTTGAGGGCCTTTGGGGGAGTTTCAGACTTAATGTTTACTATTTTGTGGGAATGATCGGAACAACGATAGCCGGCTACCTGACCGGGTATTCGGACGCAACCCACCTTAACCTGTCGTTATTCCTTGCTTTCGCATACCTTTTCCCTGATTATGAAGTCCTTCTGTTCTTCATAATACCGGTAAAAGTAAAATATCTCGCATGGCTGGACTGGGCATTCATAGCCTTCAGTGTAATATTCGGCTCAATAGGCATGAAAATAGTCGCCATTGTGTCGGTACTCAATTATCTGCTGTTTTTCGGGCCGGATATAATAGACAGAATCAGGCTCAGAAGGAAAGTGTACATTAACAGAAAAAACTTTTACAGGCAAATAGAAGAGGCACGAAGGGCAAACCGGGATAATATGCGGGATTAA
- a CDS encoding peptidylprolyl isomerase produces the protein MAAKSKAKTKANTKPKVKKQLTTDMKIFIVVCTVVTLILAAAIVYIAMPKDIAVVNKNRITNAEFKFYFSRAYQQYAIYYILGQIDENSLVELAKQQALNNAVEVEYLLQEAEKENFTVSDDELETSWNEFDTSLKNQAQELSISINTLSRQVYGIRYEKLKDIYKNMVKAQKYYEKIMDGMEVNEDELKAYYEENKDSFDYNTVRHILIKCDEDAEESVVEEKRKTAQSILDRINSGEDFAELAKKYSEDDGTKENGGLYEIKKNDTSTVEEFKEWAFSHKVGDTGIVKTKFGFHVMKLEKVTDTFEELKDEVEESYKLNKYQTAFTEALNSGEYKIEVKDAYYDFTGI, from the coding sequence TTGGCAGCGAAATCAAAAGCCAAAACAAAGGCAAACACTAAGCCGAAAGTGAAAAAGCAGTTAACCACGGACATGAAAATATTTATTGTGGTATGCACGGTCGTAACGCTTATTCTGGCGGCTGCTATCGTATACATCGCGATGCCGAAAGATATTGCCGTTGTTAATAAAAACAGGATAACCAATGCTGAATTCAAATTTTATTTTTCAAGGGCTTACCAGCAATACGCCATTTATTATATACTCGGGCAGATAGATGAAAATTCGCTTGTTGAGCTTGCAAAACAACAGGCACTGAATAATGCCGTGGAAGTTGAATACCTGTTGCAGGAAGCCGAGAAGGAAAACTTTACCGTGAGTGACGATGAGCTGGAGACGTCATGGAATGAGTTTGATACATCCCTAAAAAATCAGGCCCAGGAACTCAGCATTTCAATAAATACGTTAAGCAGACAGGTGTACGGAATAAGATATGAGAAGCTCAAGGATATATATAAGAACATGGTCAAAGCCCAGAAATACTATGAAAAAATAATGGACGGCATGGAAGTTAATGAAGATGAGCTTAAAGCATATTACGAAGAAAACAAGGATTCTTTCGACTATAATACCGTACGGCACATATTAATCAAGTGTGATGAGGACGCCGAAGAATCGGTAGTAGAAGAGAAAAGAAAAACCGCCCAGTCGATTCTTGACAGAATAAACAGCGGCGAGGATTTCGCTGAGCTGGCCAAGAAGTACAGCGAGGATGACGGTACGAAGGAAAACGGCGGACTGTATGAAATAAAGAAAAACGACACCAGTACCGTTGAGGAATTTAAAGAATGGGCTTTTTCCCATAAAGTCGGCGATACCGGAATTGTAAAAACCAAGTTCGGGTTCCATGTAATGAAACTGGAAAAAGTCACCGATACATTTGAGGAATTAAAAGACGAAGTGGAAGAATCCTACAAACTTAACAAGTATCAGACAGCGTTCACCGAAGCTTTAAACAGCGGCGAATATAAAATTGAAGTTAAAGACGCATACTACGATTTTACGGGAATATAA
- a CDS encoding sugar ABC transporter ATP-binding protein codes for MSDYVLAMKGITKSFPGVKALDGVDFQLKYGETHVIMGENGAGKSTFIKIITGVHSLDEGEIYLYGNKVNIRTPRDSLDLGIAAIYQHSTGYPDLSVTENIFIGHEKISRHTKTILWNEMHEEAEKLLKMLGADFDPRVRLGALSVAQQQIVEIAKALSTNAKIIIMDEPTAALTKRESEQLYKIVEQLKKRGTSIIFISHRFEDMYRLADRVTVLRDGKYIGTWNRDEINTNDIIVAMVGREINQIFPPKKTVIGEELFRVENLSKTGYFKDISFSVHKGEIVGLTGLVGAGRSEVCQAIFGITHLDSGSVYIEGKEVKITSPLQAMELGIGYLPEDRQKQGLILGWDIEKNITLPTLDKYANKGWLNPEQEKEVAEEYARKLKVKANDVTVPVSSLSGGNQQKVIIAKLLATNLKVIILDEPTKGVDVGAKVAIYEIINSLAEQGYGIVMVSSEMPEILGMCDKIVVMREGRITDVFDRKEATSEKILEASVSTKAG; via the coding sequence ATGTCTGATTATGTTCTTGCCATGAAAGGAATAACAAAATCCTTTCCGGGGGTCAAAGCGCTGGACGGCGTGGATTTTCAGCTAAAGTACGGCGAGACGCACGTCATAATGGGTGAAAACGGGGCAGGTAAGTCAACGTTTATAAAGATCATTACCGGTGTGCACAGTCTGGACGAAGGGGAAATCTATTTATACGGAAATAAGGTAAATATCAGAACTCCGAGAGATTCCCTTGATTTGGGCATTGCGGCAATATATCAGCACAGTACCGGGTATCCCGACTTAAGCGTTACCGAAAATATCTTTATAGGTCATGAAAAGATAAGCAGACACACAAAAACCATATTATGGAATGAAATGCACGAAGAAGCCGAAAAGTTACTGAAAATGCTTGGGGCTGATTTCGATCCCCGGGTCCGGCTTGGCGCGTTGAGCGTTGCACAGCAGCAGATAGTTGAAATTGCCAAAGCGCTGTCTACCAATGCAAAAATAATTATTATGGATGAACCGACAGCCGCCCTTACGAAAAGGGAAAGCGAGCAGCTCTACAAAATTGTTGAGCAACTCAAGAAACGAGGCACTTCCATCATATTCATTTCCCATCGTTTTGAAGATATGTACAGATTGGCCGACAGGGTTACCGTTCTCCGTGACGGAAAATATATCGGCACATGGAATAGGGACGAAATCAATACCAACGATATAATTGTGGCGATGGTGGGAAGAGAAATAAATCAGATTTTCCCACCAAAAAAAACCGTTATCGGTGAAGAATTGTTCCGCGTTGAAAATTTAAGCAAAACCGGATATTTCAAGGACATTTCCTTCAGTGTGCACAAGGGTGAAATTGTCGGGCTGACGGGTTTGGTGGGTGCCGGAAGATCCGAAGTCTGTCAGGCAATTTTCGGAATAACCCACCTTGACAGCGGTTCAGTCTACATTGAAGGAAAGGAAGTAAAAATTACAAGCCCGCTTCAGGCAATGGAGCTGGGAATTGGTTATCTTCCTGAAGACAGGCAGAAACAGGGATTAATCCTTGGCTGGGATATAGAAAAAAACATAACCCTGCCCACTTTGGACAAATACGCAAATAAAGGCTGGCTGAACCCCGAGCAGGAGAAAGAAGTGGCCGAAGAGTATGCGCGGAAACTGAAAGTCAAGGCAAACGATGTAACGGTTCCTGTCAGCTCACTATCGGGCGGTAATCAGCAAAAAGTGATAATTGCGAAACTCCTTGCCACAAATTTAAAAGTCATTATACTTGATGAGCCGACTAAAGGCGTGGATGTCGGAGCAAAAGTTGCAATATATGAGATCATTAATTCCCTTGCCGAACAGGGATACGGTATTGTCATGGTATCCTCAGAAATGCCTGAAATACTTGGAATGTGTGACAAGATTGTCGTCATGAGGGAAGGAAGGATAACCGACGTTTTCGACCGAAAAGAGGCGACGTCTGAAAAAATACTTGAAGCGTCGGTCAGCACAAAAGCGGGGTAA
- a CDS encoding ABC transporter permease: MTRKVKSGILNGKSITEFRELGLLIFIIILSVSVQLRNPEFLTLENINDMLTNTAILSILSVGMMMIIITRGIDLSIGSSLALAGMISALAVSKYQNLSPFVAILIGVAVGLACGVINGLLISKGGVFPIITTLGMMNAYRGLTYIISGGRWVSAHQMPASFKAIATGKILGINNLVFIAVIVYVVFYYFINYTRTGRKIYAVGSNPESAKVSGINNERILFMVYTIMGALAGLAGVMWVSKFASAQGDTASGYEMNVIAACVLGGVSIDGGSGKVSGVVLGSLLFGMLENALPMINVSPFWQKALQGVIILVAVIVNVLVKRSVDRKNLMGRKI, encoded by the coding sequence ATGACCCGGAAAGTTAAGTCGGGAATATTGAACGGAAAAAGCATAACCGAATTCAGGGAACTTGGCCTGCTTATTTTTATTATCATACTGTCTGTTTCGGTACAGCTGAGAAATCCCGAATTTCTTACACTTGAAAATATTAACGACATGCTGACGAATACTGCGATATTAAGCATACTTTCAGTGGGTATGATGATGATTATCATAACAAGGGGAATAGATTTATCTATAGGCTCTTCATTGGCGTTGGCCGGTATGATATCGGCGCTTGCCGTAAGTAAGTATCAGAATTTGAGTCCGTTTGTTGCGATTCTTATAGGAGTTGCCGTCGGGCTGGCATGTGGAGTTATTAACGGCCTTCTCATTTCAAAGGGCGGAGTTTTTCCCATTATTACCACACTGGGAATGATGAATGCTTACAGGGGACTGACCTATATAATAAGCGGCGGAAGATGGGTAAGCGCGCACCAGATGCCCGCAAGCTTCAAAGCCATTGCAACGGGAAAAATACTCGGAATCAACAATTTGGTTTTTATCGCCGTCATCGTATACGTTGTTTTTTACTATTTTATAAATTACACAAGAACAGGCCGGAAAATTTACGCCGTGGGAAGCAATCCCGAATCCGCAAAGGTGAGCGGCATTAACAACGAGCGGATATTATTCATGGTATATACAATTATGGGCGCACTGGCCGGCCTCGCGGGTGTGATGTGGGTGTCGAAGTTTGCTTCGGCACAGGGGGATACGGCTTCGGGCTATGAAATGAATGTAATTGCTGCGTGTGTACTGGGCGGGGTCAGTATTGACGGCGGTTCGGGGAAAGTGTCAGGTGTAGTTTTAGGCTCTTTGTTATTTGGAATGCTTGAAAACGCCCTGCCGATGATTAACGTGTCTCCTTTCTGGCAGAAGGCTCTCCAGGGCGTGATCATACTGGTGGCGGTTATTGTCAACGTACTTGTTAAACGCAGCGTGGACCGTAAAAATCTTATGGGGAGGAAAATTTAG
- a CDS encoding DUF4236 domain-containing protein, translating into MGLRVRKSIKICKGVWVNFGKTGASISFGTRGLRHTIHTSGRMTSSIGIPGTGISYVKTYNLKKATKKYCPPAGITNLTNESLTELERYNETIDRLRSLHINCDECIDWEKILASKEPFTPGGIGPKEARALEELRGYNPSFLEKILYGDRRKELEKAVEQARKEDIEDYEKWEMLHILAGQVLAGDIDAYLNVIYEMNPLNDLLEYGGDFEFGTDNPDAMEVEFTVNTAVVPTYSLNVTKNGKISRKELSKSAYFDLVKDYVSSCTIRIARDIFALLPVKRVYVHVVEKRLDTQTGHFADVTVLSVLFEREILERLNFELIDPSDALNNFKHNMKFLKTAGFKPVDRIS; encoded by the coding sequence ATGGGGCTGCGTGTGAGGAAAAGCATAAAAATCTGCAAGGGAGTCTGGGTAAATTTCGGAAAAACGGGCGCGAGCATAAGTTTCGGAACAAGAGGCCTGAGGCATACCATCCATACCAGCGGAAGAATGACGTCAAGTATTGGTATACCGGGAACGGGAATTTCCTATGTTAAAACTTATAACCTGAAGAAAGCGACAAAGAAATATTGTCCGCCTGCGGGCATAACAAACCTGACAAATGAAAGCTTAACCGAACTGGAGCGTTACAACGAAACCATAGACAGGCTAAGAAGCCTTCACATAAACTGTGATGAGTGTATAGACTGGGAAAAAATACTTGCTTCTAAAGAACCCTTTACGCCGGGAGGCATCGGACCTAAAGAGGCGAGGGCTTTGGAGGAACTGCGCGGCTATAACCCGTCTTTTCTTGAAAAGATATTATATGGCGACAGGAGAAAGGAACTTGAAAAAGCAGTGGAACAGGCCAGAAAGGAAGACATCGAGGATTACGAAAAGTGGGAGATGCTGCATATTCTTGCAGGGCAGGTACTGGCAGGTGACATTGATGCGTATCTGAATGTTATTTATGAAATGAATCCTCTTAACGATTTACTGGAGTATGGAGGCGATTTTGAATTCGGAACCGATAACCCTGATGCAATGGAAGTGGAGTTTACGGTTAATACCGCAGTCGTTCCGACATATTCGTTAAATGTCACAAAAAACGGTAAAATTTCCCGGAAGGAGCTTTCAAAAAGCGCGTATTTTGATCTGGTGAAGGATTATGTGTCAAGCTGCACAATAAGAATAGCAAGGGATATTTTTGCCCTTTTGCCGGTGAAACGGGTTTATGTCCATGTCGTTGAAAAAAGGCTGGATACGCAAACGGGGCATTTTGCCGATGTAACAGTGCTGTCGGTTCTGTTCGAGCGGGAAATTCTTGAACGGCTGAATTTTGAGCTGATAGATCCTTCTGATGCCCTGAATAATTTCAAGCACAACATGAAATTTCTGAAAACGGCGGGATTTAAACCGGTAGACAGAATCTCCTGA
- a CDS encoding CoA-binding protein — MLEELMLGKKVWAVVGANQNPEKYGNMIYRKLRLRGYEVYAVNPLYDVVEGDPCYKDLSSLPKIPDVVNMVVSPKRSKNFVEEAAGLGIKYIWFQPGTYDEEVLDLAKKLGLETVQACVLVATR, encoded by the coding sequence ATGCTGGAGGAACTGATGCTTGGTAAAAAAGTCTGGGCGGTTGTCGGCGCCAATCAAAACCCGGAAAAATACGGGAATATGATTTACCGGAAACTTCGGCTCAGAGGTTACGAGGTCTATGCCGTAAACCCTCTTTATGACGTCGTGGAAGGCGATCCGTGCTATAAAGATTTAAGCTCGCTGCCGAAGATTCCCGATGTTGTTAACATGGTGGTTTCGCCGAAACGGTCCAAAAACTTTGTTGAAGAAGCCGCCGGGCTCGGAATCAAATATATATGGTTTCAGCCGGGAACTTACGACGAGGAAGTGCTGGATTTGGCGAAAAAACTTGGCCTGGAAACGGTGCAGGCCTGCGTTCTTGTTGCAACAAGGTAA
- the rhaS gene encoding rhamnose ABC transporter substrate-binding protein, whose protein sequence is MRKIIAVIMSVLLVVSMLAACSQPTRQTGGGGAKKKYAIIVKSTGNPFNEKQIEGFREAIEELGGEVIAKAPDQPTAEAQIQMIEELIAQKVDAIAIAANDPDALQPALQKAMKQGIKVLSFDSAVNSQSRMVHVNQADAERIGRIQIQAIYEMIGGEGDIAILSATSQATNQNTWIEWMKEELKDPKYSKINLVKIAYGDDLRDKSVSETEALLKSFPNLKGIIAPTTVGIAAAAKVLTDKGLKGQVQLTGLGLPSEMAEYIKNGVCQWMYLWNPIDVGYLAGYTAHALVEGKITGKEGEKFEAGRLGEKEVIKVDDGTEIMLGDPFRFDINNIDEWKDVY, encoded by the coding sequence ATGCGCAAGATTATTGCGGTAATCATGTCAGTCCTGCTGGTCGTATCAATGCTCGCAGCATGTTCGCAGCCTACGCGGCAGACCGGTGGAGGTGGGGCCAAAAAGAAGTATGCAATCATAGTAAAAAGCACAGGAAATCCGTTTAACGAAAAGCAGATTGAGGGCTTCAGGGAAGCTATTGAAGAACTGGGCGGAGAAGTAATTGCCAAGGCACCCGATCAGCCCACGGCGGAAGCGCAGATCCAGATGATTGAGGAACTGATTGCGCAGAAGGTTGATGCGATCGCAATCGCAGCCAATGATCCCGACGCTCTGCAGCCGGCACTTCAGAAAGCCATGAAACAGGGGATTAAAGTGCTGTCCTTTGATTCTGCGGTAAACTCCCAAAGTAGAATGGTACATGTAAACCAGGCTGATGCAGAGAGAATCGGGAGAATTCAGATACAGGCAATTTACGAGATGATTGGCGGTGAAGGTGATATCGCCATTTTAAGTGCAACATCACAGGCTACAAACCAGAACACATGGATAGAATGGATGAAGGAAGAATTAAAGGATCCGAAATATTCCAAAATCAATCTCGTCAAAATTGCATATGGCGATGATTTAAGGGACAAAAGCGTGTCTGAAACCGAAGCATTGCTGAAATCGTTCCCCAACCTGAAAGGAATAATAGCTCCGACGACCGTAGGTATTGCCGCTGCCGCGAAAGTCCTTACCGATAAGGGGCTTAAAGGGCAGGTTCAGCTCACCGGCCTTGGTTTGCCGAGTGAAATGGCGGAGTATATAAAAAACGGCGTGTGTCAGTGGATGTATCTCTGGAATCCCATCGATGTCGGTTATTTGGCGGGATATACCGCTCATGCGCTGGTTGAAGGGAAAATAACAGGCAAGGAAGGAGAGAAGTTCGAAGCGGGAAGGCTTGGCGAAAAGGAAGTTATTAAGGTTGATGACGGAACCGAAATAATGCTGGGTGATCCCTTCAGGTTTGACATAAACAATATAGATGAATGGAAAGATGTATATTAA
- a CDS encoding ABC transporter permease, with amino-acid sequence MFSKKTLNTRKIFFQWEWMLVLIFILINIINSLISPYYLNAGNLLNATMTFMDKAFILLPMTFVIILGAIDISVGSIVALSAVIMAVLYNTGVPMPVAMAVCIAVGTLCGFINGILIVKFKELSAMIVTLSTMIIYRGIAYIILEDRAAGKFPAWYTFLGWGYVAGIPFSLIVFAGLAVIFGLVLHKTTFGRRVYAIGNNAVASRYSGIEVDKIKLIIFTVTGTMSAVAALFLSSRMGSVRPNVATGYEMEVIAAVVLGGVSSQGGKGRMIGAVLALFVIGFLRYGLGLINISSQVLLIIIGLLLVFAVLIPNVRSKLKIKVRR; translated from the coding sequence GTGTTTTCGAAGAAGACCCTTAACACCCGAAAAATCTTTTTCCAGTGGGAATGGATGCTGGTTTTGATATTTATATTGATAAATATAATTAACTCACTGATATCCCCATATTACCTTAATGCCGGTAATTTGCTCAACGCTACGATGACATTTATGGACAAGGCTTTTATCCTGCTCCCCATGACCTTTGTCATCATTTTGGGCGCGATTGACATTTCGGTTGGTTCCATTGTTGCGTTGTCGGCGGTAATAATGGCGGTTTTATACAACACAGGTGTACCGATGCCCGTGGCAATGGCCGTCTGTATTGCCGTAGGCACTTTATGCGGCTTTATTAACGGCATTCTGATTGTAAAGTTTAAAGAACTTTCTGCGATGATTGTAACTCTTTCCACAATGATAATTTACCGTGGCATTGCATACATAATTCTTGAAGACAGGGCTGCGGGGAAATTCCCGGCGTGGTACACATTTTTGGGATGGGGGTATGTAGCCGGGATACCGTTCAGCCTAATTGTTTTTGCCGGTCTGGCGGTTATATTCGGGCTTGTTCTGCATAAAACCACTTTCGGAAGAAGAGTGTATGCGATAGGGAACAATGCCGTCGCAAGCAGATATTCGGGGATCGAAGTGGATAAAATCAAACTGATAATTTTTACCGTGACCGGTACCATGTCCGCTGTAGCGGCTTTGTTTCTGTCTTCCCGAATGGGAAGTGTAAGGCCCAACGTCGCTACGGGATACGAAATGGAGGTTATTGCCGCCGTTGTATTGGGCGGTGTAAGTTCGCAGGGCGGAAAAGGCCGTATGATAGGTGCCGTATTGGCTTTGTTCGTAATAGGCTTTTTAAGATATGGGCTTGGACTGATCAACATATCGTCTCAGGTTTTGTTAATCATTATCGGACTGCTGCTTGTTTTCGCGGTATTAATCCCAAATGTCCGCAGCAAGTTAAAAATTAAAGTGAGGCGTTAA